From the Cohaesibacter sp. ES.047 genome, the window CAAGTTGGTCAATGCATTCGGCTTGATCAACCAACGCAAAGGCCGCGTCGAGGCGAGCCGTATCTCAAAACTGATGACGGTCAACACAACCGATATCGACCTGCCGGTCGGCGCTCTGTCCGGCGGCAATCAGCAGAAGGTTCTGATCGGACGCTGGCTCAGCATCGAACCGCGCATTCTGGTGTTGCATGGACCAACGGTTGGCGTGGATGTCGGCTCAAAGGACACAATCTATCGCGCAATTCAAGCAATGGCGGAACGAGGCATCAGCCTGATCATCGTCTCTGACGACCTTCCTGAGCTTTTCCAAAACTGCGATCGAATCCTGGTGATGAACCGGGGAGAAATGGTCGATGAACTCGACGCGGCAACGAGCGATGAGGCGCGCGTGTATCAATCCATGCTCGCCAGCACACGGGAGTCTGCCTAATGACAATGGTTCAAAATATGGATAGCACTGCATCATCTTCTGCGAAAAATGGCACGCTCATCAAGATCGGTAAACTCTTGAAGCGTCGCCCGGAGCTCATCAGCCTTTCCATTCTCATCGTGATCTGTTGTCTGGTGTCCGTGCTCAATCCGGCCTTCTTGCAACCGTCCTCCCTGATCGACATGGGCCGATCGAGCGTCGTGACGGGACTGTTCGCGCTTGGTGTCTTCTCGATCCTTGCCGTGGGCGGGATCGATGTTTCGTTCACGGCTATTGCTGCCCTGACCATGTATTCCGCGACATTGTTCGTGATCAACATCTGGCCTGATGCGCCAATGTCGCTTGTGATTAGCGCCGCGGTCGTGGGCGGTGCATTGCTTGGCGCAGTCAACGGCTGGATGGTTCACAAGCTGAATGTACCGGCCCTCATTGTAACCATCGGCACCCAGTATCTCTTCCGCGGTATCCTTTTGGCCTTCATCGGAACCGTCTGGTTGATGGAGTTGCCCCCTCAGATGCTCGCCTTTGGCAAGGCGCCGCTGTTGGAATTCCAGAGCGCGGCGGATACCACGATTACCTTGCCGATGTATTTTCTGATCTTCCCAGCCGCCGCGATCCTTACGTGGTTCATGTTCAACAAGACATTGATGGGCCGCGCGATCTTTGCCACTGGCGGCAATGCCGACATTGCCGAGCGTCTCGGGTATGACCAGCGTGTGGTTCACGTCTTCGTTTTCGCCTTCACGGGCGCCCTTGCTGCGATGGCGGGTATCATTCACGTCTGCTCCAATCGTATGGCGAACCCGTTTGATCTCGTTGGATCAGAGATCGAAGTGATCGCAGCGGTGGTGTTGGGTGGTGCCCGCATCACGGGCGGCACAGGCACGGTTCTGGGAACGGTAACCGGCGTTCTCTTGATCACCGTCGTGAACAATTCCCTGGTGCTCGTAGGCATTCCGTCAACCTGGCAGCGTGCGGTGGTCGGTGCATTCATCCTCTTGGCCGCGGCGTTCTTTGTTCGGCGCCAGAAGTAACAAATCCCAGTTTTGAAAATCCCGAAGGAAAGAGACAGACATGAAGAAGTTTCTCAACAAGCCTGAAAATTTCGTCGATGAAATGCTCGAAGGAATTTATCGCGCCCACCCAGAAGTGACATATGCTGCCGACGATCTTCGTTGCTATGTGACAGCCAAACCGGTTCCGGGCAAAGTGGGCATCGTCACCGGTGGTGGTTCGGGTCACTTGCCGACATTTCTGGGTTTTGTCGGCAAAAATATGATCGATGGCTGCGGGGTAGGGGGCGTCTTTCAATCGCCGAGCGCCGATCAGCTTGCCGAGGTCACGCGCTACGTTGACCAAGGCGCTGGCGTTCTCTTCCTCTATGGCAATTATACCGGCGACATCATGAATTTCGACATGGCTGGCGAGCTGGTCGAGCTTGATGACATCGAAACGGCAACGGTCGTTGGCAATGATGATGTGGCGTCGTCCGTTGTGGGTGAAGAGCATAAGCGGCGCGGTGTTGCCGGCATCTTCTTCCTTTACAAGGCAGCAGGCGCAGCGGCGGCTGAAATGAAGCCTCTGGCTGAAGTCGCGCGGATTGCCGAGAAGGCAAAAAACAGAACCCGCACCATGGGTGTCGCCCTTTCGCCCTGCATCGTGCCGGAAGTCGGCAAGCCCGGCTTCGAGATCGGGGAAGACGAAATGGAAATCGGCATGGGCATCCATGGCGAACCCGGGATCTCCCGCAAGAAACTGGCACCTGCCGACGCTGTCGTTGATGAAATGATGGAACGCATCTTTGCCGAAACAAACTATGCCAAAGGCGATGAAGTGGCTGTTCTCATCAACGGCCTTGGCGGAACGCCCAAGGAAGAGCTCTATATCATTTACCGTCGCCTTGGTCAGTTGATGGATGAGAAAGGCGTCAAAGTCAAACATGTCTGGCTCGGTGAGTTCGCGACCTCCATGGAAATGATCGGCTTCTCGATTTCCGTGCTGCATCTGGATGACGAATTGTCGCCCTTGATCGCAGCAGAAGCCAATACGCCCTTCTTTCAGCATTTCGCAAGTTGAGGAGCCGGTGATGAAATCCATCGAACCTGCATTGGTTGTCGGTCTGTTTGACCGCTTCGCCAACCGCTTTGAAGCCGAACGGGATGCGCTGATTGCACTTGATGGCAAGGTTGGCGACAGCGACCTCGGCCTGACCATGTCAAAAGCCTTCATCGCTGCCCGTGACAAGGTGCATGAGCTTGACCAGCCCGGTCTTGGCGATCTGATGAAACAGGCTGGTGCGGCCATCTCGAAAGCGGCGCCATCCACGATGGGAACCCTGATGGCGACGGGATTTCTGCGTGGCGGCAAGGCCCTTGGAGAGGCTGAGACCCTCGATGTCTCCGGTCTCGCTGCCTTTTGGCGAGCCTATGCCGATGGCGTCGCGATGCGCGGCAAGGCCCAGTTGGGAGACAAAACGGTCCTTGATGTTCTGGATCCCATTGCACAGGCCTTCGAGGCACAAGCAGAGACCGGAGCCGAGCTGGACGTCGCCGGACAGGAGGCGGCTAAGGCTGCTGCTGATGCCTTGGAAGCGACCAAGAAAATGGTCGCGCAACATGGCAAGGCCGCCGCTTTTCAGGAAAAAACGCTTGGATTGCAGGATGCTGGCGGCACAGTCGCCTGCATGCTTGCAGAAGAACTAAGCCTGTTCCTGAATGAAAAGGCCGCGGGCTAATCCAACGCGTCTATAAAGCAATCTTGGCCGCCCGCTTCAGATTGACCCTGAAGCGGGCGGTTTTGTTTTCGTGCGCGACGCTTGTCTAGACAGGGTGAGCCAGATTGATCACGAGCAGACTGCTTGTCGCGGTGATATAAAGCCGATCCTGATCGGGGCCACCAAAACAAAGATTGGACACGGTCTCAGGCGTTGCAATCCGTCCCAAGACCGTGCCCCGTTCCGAGATGATATAAACGCCATCACGGGCGCTGGCCCAGAGTCGACCGGTTCGATCTACACGAAAGCCATCAAACACACCGTTGGGGCAGCGCACAAAAATGTCGCCTCCCGACAGCTGACCATTGTCGCCAAGATCGAAGACGCGAATGTGCCGTTCGTCTCCCGGGCTTCGGCTGCCACCAGAATCGGCAACATAAAGCCTGCTTGCGTCCGGTGAGAAGGCCAAACCGTTGGGATAGGCGCAGTCCCGGATCATGGCCGAGAGTTTTTCGCTCTTCGGGTCAAATCGGTAAACAAAGCTGCCCTCTTGCTCCTTCTTGCCCGGATTGCCCTGATCGGGGAACTCGATGCCATAGGTTGGATCCGTGAACCAGATCGAACCGTCCAGATGCTGTACGACATCATTGGGACTGTTGAGACGCCCGCCGTCAAACCGATCTGCCAATATCTCCCTTTTCCCTTCATGAGACAGTCGGGTGAGAGAGCGGGTGCCATGTTCACACATGAGCAGGCCGCCAGCGGCATCGGGCGTCGTTCCATTGACAAAATGCCGTTGACCCCCGCGCCAGACATTCACCTCGCCCGAAAGCTCGGAATAGTGCATCTGGCAATCATTCGGAATGTCGCTGAAGATCACAGATCTTGTCGCAGACAGATAGGAAGGCCCCTCTGTCCACGTGCCCTGTCGCCAAAGCGCCCGCAAACGGGTGTCTGCCGGGAAAAGGTCCAGGAAGGCTGGCTCATATGCGGTCAGCACCGAGCCAGCGTCTCCGATTCCGATCTCCAGTCTGTCAGTCATCAGATTTCATGTAGTGATCAAAGGCGTCGGCATAGTCGGGATGCCATCTGGACAAGGCCGGACGGTTTTCAATGATATCGCCAATGCCCCAGCGCATCCGTTTCTCGTCGGTAGCCCGATCAACATCATTGTCCGGGCACAGGATATAGAAGTCACCATGATCCAGACCGCTCATGAGAAAATCGGCAACCTGATCAGCGGCCCATGCGGCTTCTGGTTTTTCCGTGACCCCATGCGCGCGCGTGAAGCCGGTAAAGGTAAAGCCGGGTATCAGCAAATGAGCGCTCACGCGTCCGCCGGTTTTCTTTACGAGATCATGAGAGACGGATTCCGCAAGGGCCCGCAGCGCTGCTTTCGAGACATTGTAGGCTGTATCCCCCGGCGGCAGGGTGATCCCTTGCTTGGAACCGGTGAAAATGATCGCCGCGTCCTGTTCTGCCGCAATGAGATCGGGGAGAAATAATTGGGAGACATGAATGGCACCCCAGAGATTGGTCTCCAGCGTGCGCTTCCAGACTTCCTCACCAGCAAGGATTTCGCCTCCGCCTTCGCGGCCTGCATTCGACATGACCATGGAAAGCTGCCCCATCTGGTCGGCTTTTTCCCTGGCACGCGCAAGCTGGTCACGATCCGTGACATCCACGGCCAGCGCCGTTACGTCTCCGCCCTCGGCCTTCAGCATTTGAGCGGCTTGATCAAGCGCATCGCCGGGCAAATCGGTGAGCAGAACCTTCATCCCGGCGTCCATGAAACGACGCGCAGCCGCCAGCCCTATGCCACTGGCTCCTCCCGTTACGAAAGCAACCTTGCCTGTTTTGATAGCTCCATGCGACATGTTGATATTCCTTCCAAAATTGCATAATTGCCGGAATTGTTTTTGTGCAATGGATGCCGATCCGGCTGCCCCTTGCGAGGTCGCTGCATCCTTGCCTCTCCCACTCATGATTGTCTTGAGATCATAGCAGATATTGCTGCCAGAACGACCCGCCATGTGGCTTTCAAACCCTGCAACAAACTGCTATCTGTTGAGTCTCCCTCAACGAAAGGCATAGCATCGTGCGCGCAACCGGCCGGACCCTCTTGGCAGATCTCAATGTCTTTGTCACCATCGTGCGGCGACAGAGCATGCGGCAGGCTGCAATCGAGCTTGGCGTGACGACGTCTGCCCTTAGCCACCGCCTGCGCAAGCTTGAAACCGAACTCGGCGTCAAGCTTCTCAACCGCACCAGCCGCTCGCTCAAGCCCACAGAAGCAGGCGCCATTCTTGCCTCCCAACTTGAGGTTGGCTTGCAGACGATCGACGATGCCCTTGGCACCCTGTCTCAATACCGCGACCACCCCACCGGCAGGCTCCGCCTCAATGCGCTTCGTGATGCGGCGACCTTGATCCTGCGTCCTGTCATGCCTCGCTATTTCGAGCAATTCCCCGACATGCACATAGATCTCGGCGTCGACGATCATCTGGTTGATATCGTCGAAGAGGGCTTTGATGCAGGCATTCGCTATGGCGACCGCGTGCCTCAGGACATGATTGGTGTGGCCCTGACCGGCCCGCAAAACTGGGTTGTCATCGGCTCTCCCGATCTGATCGCCCGTGTGGGCCGCCCGGCGCAACCTCAGGATCTGCTCGAGGTGCCCTGTATCGAGATGCGTGTCGGCGACAACAGTCGTTACCCGTGGGAATTGGGCAATGGACCGTCGCTGATCCGCATTGATGTTCGCGGGCCGTTCTGCTCCAACGCAACGGAACAGACGATTGACGCGGCACTTGAGGGCATTGGTTTTGCCTATTGTCTGGAGAGCCGCGTGCGCAATGAAGTTGCAACCGGCAGGCTTGAACTCGTCATGCCTGACTGGGCCTCCGAGGGGCCGCCTTTCACCATCTATTATCCGAGCCGGCGACAGGTTCCTCCCGGTCTGCATGCCCTCATCGACTTGATCCGCGAAGACCATGGTCTGGCGCGGCTCGCGACGCGAAACAACACGTGAAATTAGCCCGATACGAGGCAAATAGATCTCTCCGTTTGCTTCTGCCCTCCCTGCTCCTGACCCTTTCCAAACGTCTCCAGCCTTGTTTTACCACATCATAGATCGTGCATTTGTTGAATAGTATTCAACGATGCATTGATCGCGCTTTGCAGCCTTTTCCGTTGTCCAGACAGCTTCAGAGCCTATGATTGCGCTGACGACCATCCCGAGGCAATCCACGCCATCAAGAGGGATGAAATGGAACGGATATTCGGAGGTTTCCACCATGCCCTATCAGGCTGCAGCTGAACGCTATCAAACCAACATGCGATACCGCCGATGCGGTCGAAGTGGCATAGACCTGCCTGCCATTTCCCTCGGCCTTTGGCAGAATTTCGGTGGGGAGGACGTTTATGAAACCGGGCGGGCCATTTTGCGCCATGCCTTCGATCACGGCGTGACCCATTTCGATCTTGCCAACAACTATGGTCCTCCCTACGGCTCGGCCGAAGAGAATTTCGGGCGCGTCATGGCCTGCGACTTTGCCCCTTATCGCGACGAGATGATCATCTCCACCAAGGCTGGCTGGGACATGTGGCCCGGCCCCTATGGTGACGTTGGCGGTAGCCGCAAATATCTGGTCGCCAGCCTTGATCAGTCGCTCAAGCGCATGGGGCTGGATTATGTCGACATCTTCTATTCGCACCGGGTTGATCCAACCACGCCGCTCGAAGAAACCATGGGGGCGCTCGCTCATTTGCATCGGCAGGGCAAGGCACTGTATGTCGGGATCTCGAGCTATTCGCCGGAATTGACCCGCAAGGCGGCGGCCATTCTGGCCGAAGAGCGCGTCCCGCTTTTCATCCATCAGCCGAATTATTCCATGTTCAATCGCTGGATTGAGGACGGTTTGATCGACACGCTTGAAGATCTCGGAACGGGCTGCATTGCCTTCTCGCCACTGGCCCAAGGCATGCTCACGTCGAAATATCTCAATGGCATCCCCGAAGAGACGCGG encodes:
- a CDS encoding ABC transporter permease; amino-acid sequence: MVQNMDSTASSSAKNGTLIKIGKLLKRRPELISLSILIVICCLVSVLNPAFLQPSSLIDMGRSSVVTGLFALGVFSILAVGGIDVSFTAIAALTMYSATLFVINIWPDAPMSLVISAAVVGGALLGAVNGWMVHKLNVPALIVTIGTQYLFRGILLAFIGTVWLMELPPQMLAFGKAPLLEFQSAADTTITLPMYFLIFPAAAILTWFMFNKTLMGRAIFATGGNADIAERLGYDQRVVHVFVFAFTGALAAMAGIIHVCSNRMANPFDLVGSEIEVIAAVVLGGARITGGTGTVLGTVTGVLLITVVNNSLVLVGIPSTWQRAVVGAFILLAAAFFVRRQK
- a CDS encoding dihydroxyacetone kinase subunit DhaK, which produces MKKFLNKPENFVDEMLEGIYRAHPEVTYAADDLRCYVTAKPVPGKVGIVTGGGSGHLPTFLGFVGKNMIDGCGVGGVFQSPSADQLAEVTRYVDQGAGVLFLYGNYTGDIMNFDMAGELVELDDIETATVVGNDDVASSVVGEEHKRRGVAGIFFLYKAAGAAAAEMKPLAEVARIAEKAKNRTRTMGVALSPCIVPEVGKPGFEIGEDEMEIGMGIHGEPGISRKKLAPADAVVDEMMERIFAETNYAKGDEVAVLINGLGGTPKEELYIIYRRLGQLMDEKGVKVKHVWLGEFATSMEMIGFSISVLHLDDELSPLIAAEANTPFFQHFAS
- a CDS encoding dihydroxyacetone kinase subunit L, producing the protein MKSIEPALVVGLFDRFANRFEAERDALIALDGKVGDSDLGLTMSKAFIAARDKVHELDQPGLGDLMKQAGAAISKAAPSTMGTLMATGFLRGGKALGEAETLDVSGLAAFWRAYADGVAMRGKAQLGDKTVLDVLDPIAQAFEAQAETGAELDVAGQEAAKAAADALEATKKMVAQHGKAAAFQEKTLGLQDAGGTVACMLAEELSLFLNEKAAG
- a CDS encoding SMP-30/gluconolactonase/LRE family protein gives rise to the protein MTDRLEIGIGDAGSVLTAYEPAFLDLFPADTRLRALWRQGTWTEGPSYLSATRSVIFSDIPNDCQMHYSELSGEVNVWRGGQRHFVNGTTPDAAGGLLMCEHGTRSLTRLSHEGKREILADRFDGGRLNSPNDVVQHLDGSIWFTDPTYGIEFPDQGNPGKKEQEGSFVYRFDPKSEKLSAMIRDCAYPNGLAFSPDASRLYVADSGGSRSPGDERHIRVFDLGDNGQLSGGDIFVRCPNGVFDGFRVDRTGRLWASARDGVYIISERGTVLGRIATPETVSNLCFGGPDQDRLYITATSSLLVINLAHPV
- a CDS encoding SDR family oxidoreductase, whose protein sequence is MSHGAIKTGKVAFVTGGASGIGLAAARRFMDAGMKVLLTDLPGDALDQAAQMLKAEGGDVTALAVDVTDRDQLARAREKADQMGQLSMVMSNAGREGGGEILAGEEVWKRTLETNLWGAIHVSQLFLPDLIAAEQDAAIIFTGSKQGITLPPGDTAYNVSKAALRALAESVSHDLVKKTGGRVSAHLLIPGFTFTGFTRAHGVTEKPEAAWAADQVADFLMSGLDHGDFYILCPDNDVDRATDEKRMRWGIGDIIENRPALSRWHPDYADAFDHYMKSDD
- a CDS encoding LysR family transcriptional regulator — translated: MRATGRTLLADLNVFVTIVRRQSMRQAAIELGVTTSALSHRLRKLETELGVKLLNRTSRSLKPTEAGAILASQLEVGLQTIDDALGTLSQYRDHPTGRLRLNALRDAATLILRPVMPRYFEQFPDMHIDLGVDDHLVDIVEEGFDAGIRYGDRVPQDMIGVALTGPQNWVVIGSPDLIARVGRPAQPQDLLEVPCIEMRVGDNSRYPWELGNGPSLIRIDVRGPFCSNATEQTIDAALEGIGFAYCLESRVRNEVATGRLELVMPDWASEGPPFTIYYPSRRQVPPGLHALIDLIREDHGLARLATRNNT
- the mgrA gene encoding L-glyceraldehyde 3-phosphate reductase — encoded protein: MPYQAAAERYQTNMRYRRCGRSGIDLPAISLGLWQNFGGEDVYETGRAILRHAFDHGVTHFDLANNYGPPYGSAEENFGRVMACDFAPYRDEMIISTKAGWDMWPGPYGDVGGSRKYLVASLDQSLKRMGLDYVDIFYSHRVDPTTPLEETMGALAHLHRQGKALYVGISSYSPELTRKAAAILAEERVPLFIHQPNYSMFNRWIEDGLIDTLEDLGTGCIAFSPLAQGMLTSKYLNGIPEETRATRGGSLDPNSLTDDVIGRIRALNSIAERRGQTLAQMAIAWTLRDKRVTSSLIGARTVEQLANSLSALDCLDFTAEELTEIDQYAHDGNTDLWKVSTKL